The Erigeron canadensis isolate Cc75 chromosome 4, C_canadensis_v1, whole genome shotgun sequence genome window below encodes:
- the LOC122596972 gene encoding uncharacterized protein LOC122596972: MELLNDYECEIKYHPGKANVVADALSRKVNTKVPRARISHLQVRISLRDCFLEDQEKAFEGKNIENEALCGMEMRFDKDDEGILYFKGRAWVPKVNGLRDVFMNEAYNTKYSIHPGADKMYQGLKMDFWWPRMKGDVARYVSRFMTSHFIPIKEDRDTERLARLYVEKIVTLHETGERSLATVDFVQETTEKVAIIKEKLKAARDWQKSYADQRRKPLEFEVGDKVLLKVLPWKGTVRFGKRGKLCPRYIGPFEIVARIGPVAYKLKLPQDLGDVHDTFHVSNLKKCLADDSKVVLLEELGVEDKLQIHEEPIEVLDRDEKRLKRNKIPIVKVRWDTRRGPEFTLEREDFCH; this comes from the exons atggagcTACTAAATGATTATGAGTGTGAAATAAAGTATCATCCGGGGAAGGCAAATGTTGTTGCCGATGCACTCAGTAGGAAGGTGAATACTAAAGTGCCAAGGGCAAGAATTAGCCACCTACAAGTAAGAATATCTCTAAGAGATTGTTTCTTAGAAGACCAAGAAAAGGCCTTTGAAGGGAAGAATATTGAGAATGAAGCATTGTGTGGTATGGAAATGAGATTTGATAAGGATGATGAGGGTATCTTATACTTCAAGGGAAGAGCTTGGGTACCGAAAGTGAATGGTTTAAGAGATGTATTTATGAATGAGGCTTACAATACGAAGTATTCAATTCATCCGGGcgcggataagatgtatcaaggcctAAAAATGGATTTTTGGTGGCCTAGAATGAAAGGAGATGTAGCTCGATATGTGAGCCGATTCATGACTT CCCATTTCATTCCCATAAAAGAAGACAGGGACACCGAGCGTCTAGCTCGCTTGTATGTTGAGAAGATAGTAACATTACATG AAACGGGTGAAAGAAGCCTTGCTACCGTTGATTTTGTCCAAGAGACAACGGAAAAGGTAGCAATAATTAAGGAAAAGCTTAAAGCTGCGAGAGACTGGCAAAAGAGTTATGCGGATCAAAGAAGAAAACCCCTAGAATTTGAAGTTGGCGACAAGGTTCTGTTAAAGGTGTTGCCATGGAAAGGAACCGTAAGGTTCGGCAAAAGAGGAAAGTTGTGCCCCCGATACATTGGGCCATTTGAAATTGTTGCTAGAATAGGCCCCGTAGCCTATAAGTTGAAGTTACCCCAAGATTTGGGAGATGTTCATGACACATTCCACGTGTCAAACTTGAAGAAATGTTTAGCGGATGATTCGAAAGTAGTCCTACTCGAGGAACTAGGAGTGGAAGATAAGCTCCAAATTCATGAGGAGCCCATAGAAGTTCTCGACCGCGATGAAAAGCGCCTTAAGAGAAACAAGATCCCTATCGTTAAAGTTAGATGGGATACGAGACGCGGACCCGAATTTACGTTGGAGCGCGAGGACTTTTGTCACTAA